TCAAGCGGATACCCGCTTTAGTACTCTCTGCCCGTACCTCTGACGAAGACAAAGAGCGTGTACTATCCAAGGGAGTCAATGATTTCCTCTGCAAACCCTTCAAACCCAAAGAACTCCTCAAAAGAATTGAGAACCTACTCAATCGAAGTGAATGGAACAACAACAACGAAGAGGCACTCTTCATAAACAACGCTGAGACAGTTGATGAAGTCGAATCTTCATTACTCAAAAATGTAGAGCAATTGATTTTAGCCAATATTCATGATCCAAACTTGAGTATTAATTTTCTAGCAGAAAAGGTTTACGTAAGCGAACGAAAGTTCTATAGATTGATCAAGAAGCTAACAGGAACAACCCCCTACGAATATTTGAAAGAAGTAAGGTTACAGTATGCCAATCGAATCATTCTAGAAAAAAAACTCACAAGCACTTCAGAAGTCGCGCGAATGATTGGCATGAAGAATGTGAGTAATTTCAATAATCAATTCAAAAAGCGCTTTGGCAAAAAGCCATCAGACTTGATGCCCGAAACCTAATTCAAACTTATTATTCGACATCCCGCTCCCCTCTCGAACAAACCCCTGTTTGTTTTGCCAATGTTAATTTTAAATTATCGGCAATTTTGATAACTTGACTCTTTAAAAATCACCTAACTTGATAGCTACAATACATGCTCAATTCGTCTGAGAAACAAAAGGTCAACAGGTTCATCCTAGCCATATTGCTTGGCATTATTTTGTATGTAGTTCTGATCACTTTACTGGTTCGTTTTGAGCAAGACAGCAGCCAATCATCCATCACCAATTACCACCAAGCCGTGTGGTACACCATCGTGACATTGACTACTGTAGGCTATGGAGATATTACCCCTATCACCATATACGGACGGGTGGTTGGTTATATATTCGTGCTATTAAGTGTGGGAATCTATGGGTTACTCATTGGTGAAATCACAAATCTTGTTTCTACTATTAAACAGAATAAAATGCTAGGCTACAACGGAACCGTTTTTGAAGATCATGTCGTCATCATAGGCTGGAGTGATTTTGGTCAACTGGTCACAGAACAGCTCATCGGAGCGAGCAAGCAGGTGGCTATTGTCACCAACCAACGATCAGATATCGAGCTCATTCATGAGAAATACAACAAGAAAAATGTCTTCACTTTGTATGCTGATTTTGAAAACTTCGAATCCCTCAAAAAAGTCAATATAGAAAAATCACTCGTCGTATTTGTCAACCTAAAAGATGACACAGAAAAACTCGTATTCATCCTCAACATCAAAAAGATATTTGATAATCTAGAGTTTGTAGTCACACTCGAAAATGCCAACCTTAAAAATACTTTTCTCAATGCGGGTGTCACCAACGCCATCTCTCCACATGAGATTTCATCCAAAATTTTAGCGAGTTATATGTTTGAGCCGGATGTAGCCTCGTACACAGAGGACATCATGTCCTTTGCCCACACACCGACCGACTATGACATCAAACAGTTCTTGGTTACTTATGACAATCCATACTTGAACCACACGTACACACAAGCGTTCAGCGACCTCAAAACAAAATTCAATGGCGTACTAATTGGGATGGTCAAACGAGGTGGAGGCAAAAGACATCTCATCAAAAACCCTCAAAAGGAATACAAGATCGAACTGGGAGACTATTTGATCATCATAGTCAACGGAAGCTCATTTGAGACCATCCAAAAAGCATTCAATGTACAAGAGGGGTACTTCAAAGAAAAATAACATGATGAAAGTAAAATCAATACCTCTAGCCCTACTTTACCTCCTACTACTTGTGCTTGGGACAATGAGTTGTGAAAACAGGGATGTCAACCATGGGTCAGGCCCCAATTTCAGTGAAATTCACGAAGACATACATTACCATTTTGATGAGACGGTTATCGATGGAGTCAAGTACCACATTCTCGAGCGTGACAGAAACAATCCCCACGAAGGTTTTGGTTTCATGGCTCTAAACGGAGTGGATATTCGAAAAAACCAAGACTCCATCAAAGCTTATCTCAAGACAATTCTCGAACTACAAATTGTCACGGCTGCACAGCAGCAAAAAATAGAAAACGTAGAGATGGAGAAGTATGCACAAGAGCTGTTCGATTTTTACCTAAAAAAATCCCAGACACCTCTTCACTCCAATGCTAAAGAAAAAAGAGCTGAAGAATAATCCTCAGCTCTTTAGTATATCATTATTATAGTCTGTCAAACAAACTGTACTTCCCTTAATTTGCACTAAAGTGCGTTTTCAAATCGTTCAATACTAATTTAGTGTTTTCATCAATATTGTCCGTTGACGCAATATCCTTGGCCGACTTGACAGCATCTATCAATTCATCTCGGTCTGAGAACACCTCCTCTAGAATCCCACAGTTGTGAATCATAGACATCAAGATCACTATCGCTGGCGTAGGTTTTTTACCTTTTTGCACAACAGCTTTTAGCGTGTCTCTAATTTCTTGTTCGAAAGCATAATTAGCATTATCCATTCGCTCCGATACAGGTATCCAAAGCAATTTGGTAGACTCTACCTTCAAAATACCTCTCTGTACCAAAAGCTCTATAACATCATCTTGAATATGCTCAAAGCCACCTGCAAGTTTTTTGATCGTAGCAGAAACTGTATCACCACCACCCCCTAGTGCTTTCAAT
The DNA window shown above is from Reichenbachiella sp. 5M10 and carries:
- a CDS encoding TrkA family potassium uptake protein, with protein sequence MLNSSEKQKVNRFILAILLGIILYVVLITLLVRFEQDSSQSSITNYHQAVWYTIVTLTTVGYGDITPITIYGRVVGYIFVLLSVGIYGLLIGEITNLVSTIKQNKMLGYNGTVFEDHVVIIGWSDFGQLVTEQLIGASKQVAIVTNQRSDIELIHEKYNKKNVFTLYADFENFESLKKVNIEKSLVVFVNLKDDTEKLVFILNIKKIFDNLEFVVTLENANLKNTFLNAGVTNAISPHEISSKILASYMFEPDVASYTEDIMSFAHTPTDYDIKQFLVTYDNPYLNHTYTQAFSDLKTKFNGVLIGMVKRGGGKRHLIKNPQKEYKIELGDYLIIIVNGSSFETIQKAFNVQEGYFKEK
- a CDS encoding GPP34 family phosphoprotein, which codes for MKLSLAEGLMLIALDDEEGRLLAAAEHSIDHGLLAIVILELSLIKRVSFDNGKIIIKDTTGTGNKVLDSVLKALGGGGDTVSATIKKLAGGFEHIQDDVIELLVQRGILKVESTKLLWIPVSERMDNANYAFEQEIRDTLKAVVQKGKKPTPAIVILMSMIHNCGILEEVFSDRDELIDAVKSAKDIASTDNIDENTKLVLNDLKTHFSAN